The following DNA comes from Agelaius phoeniceus isolate bAgePho1 chromosome 7, bAgePho1.hap1, whole genome shotgun sequence.
AGTGACTTGTGTTTGCTCATAATTCTAGCCTCAGCTAGTTCTAAATCTAATGCTGGATGCAAATTAGAACCAAGTTGCGTAAATTTCTAGAAACCAGAAATAAGATACTGTTCTTCAGGCTTAGATGGATTAATCTTTTAATTATGTGTTGTATTTATGATAATCTTCGTGTTATCTATTTTTGTCAGATCACAATGAAAGGAGGCAACAACATGGGAATAACTTTGCCTTTAAATTGGAAGACACAGTGGCTTATGCcacaaatgaaataaatttcaCAGGAGAATAAACCATTATGGCCTGGCTCATCTTACAGTGGAATCACAGTGATGTTAGCAGGAGTGTGACTGACGTAAGGCAGCAAGTTATCCCAACAGCTCAACCAAAATGGGCTCATTTTTAGCCTGAATTCCTCCCATGTCAGGCTCCCACCACTGTGTGGTGTTATTACAAGTATGACCCAATGTAAACCAGTGTGCCTGCAATCAGGGAACCTCCTAGACCTTCATCTCGTGCCTCTTTGTGACTCTGAGCCCAAAAACAAAATTTGGAGTTCTTTTCCAGCATTGTGCAGACCATGTAGATTGCAAGCTGAAGAACCAAAGGGTCACCtgcagcaggtgacacagggacacagccaggtgGATTTGGAATGTGTCCAGCGACATGGGCCCAGCCatgccctccctgggcagcttttccagtgctctgccaccctccatgtgaagaagctgctcctcttgtTGAGGCAAAACTCCTGGTGTGGGGTGCAACAGCCTGGTCAGAGAGGAAACgggctttgttttctcacaGTGGACTTGTGAGACTTTTTAGGGAGTTGGATAAAAATGATGATAACTTGTTAGTATAAacctgcaggtggtgttttcctACTCTGTGagaaagatgtttttgttaatTAGCCAATCAAGTAGAATGTGTTGAACTTGTCTATAAAAGAGAGGATTTTTGTATTAAGGTCTCCTTCTCCTGCAAAGCAGCCTTGGAGTGGATTTGTGCCATTTCTGGCTCAACAGTGACACTAGTGTTTTGCTTTATGCCATAAATAAGGTTCATCACATCCCAACTCTTAGCCTGACACAGGCCACCTTGAACTCTGCCAGTTCCCTGGGGAGAGATGCCCATGCAAGTGGCTGAATTGGGATTAATTATCACCTAATGGCTGTTTGTCCCCTGACATTTGTTTTGTGTGTCCTTCAGGATGCAGGAGATCCTGTTAAAAATGACCAGATAATATTGGCTTTTGCATTTATGTATTAGCTTTTGCATTTTATTGATTATAAGTATCTAGATACAGTACAAATTACCCTTTTTAGCTGCTTGTTAATATGATATAATCAGTTTAAGTAGTGTGATGAGTAGAATATCTACGTATTGCTTATAGAAATAATAGTGTGATGAATGTATTGTACTATGGACCTTAGCAAAACCTAAGATGTGAAAAGGCTCTTGTGTAACCAAGAGCAGTGTCAAGCCGTCCACTGATTGACCCCTCCAAGTGATAACCATGACACAAACCAGAACACCAGAGGATAATTAGAGAATACCATGTTAATTTTAAGGAGGATCCACTAAATCCTTATCAGAAGATGTGaaacagcaggatggagacacaagaagaaataaaagatatTGACCTCATGCACAGGATCTCAAGGCAGCATGAAGAAGCCAAACAAAGGAATTCCCAAACCCTCAGAAAGTTTGGAACAATGTTTGAATAATGTATGAAAACATGAATATGCATGTGATGTAACCGTATAAAGACAACACTGTCTGCAACTACCTGCGTGTTCTTTGGCCAGGAGCACCCTAGCACCGTTTCTCATAATCCTAAGCATGTGGAAAATCACGCTGCAAAAAGCCAGTGTCCTGAAGAAGACAGCAGAGTCCTGCACGATTCAATTTTATtggaagaaagggaaagaacCCACTGCACCATACCCCTCTGGGCTATCTCCAGAGTTTCTGGAGCActcatattccttttatcccaAACTCCTGGCCACAGGTTGCCTTCTGTCCTTTCCCCAGTGGCCGAGGTACTAGGAAGGTACAGGGTATTCCTACCAGAACATGGATCCTTATGCATCCCACAGTGCGTGACCACTAAAACTAGCTTTAAGCCCAGCCCAGGATGAAGATGTTAATACTCGTGAATCTATCAAGCCTGCACATTTTTCCTAGAGTTCAaaagctcaggctgtgctgggttcTGCAACAAACACGACCCACATGCCCACCCTCCCAGAACCTGCCGGGCCCGTTCAGACCCGGTCGCTGTGAGGGCActtgcagccttttccctcaCACAGAAACCATCACCTCTGACCAGCAGAGCACTGTCCctttcccctcacaaggaaacCACCGCCTCTGACCTGCAGAGCACTGTCCCTTTCTCGTCACATGTAAACCATCGCCTCTGACCAGCAGAGCTGGTCCCTCTCCCCTCACACTACTCTTTTTCCTGACAAGAGTAGGGTTTCTGACGCTCCCTCACGATGAAACCCCCGTCTCTGACCAGCAGAGCAGTGTCCCTCTCCCCTCACACGGAAACCATCACCTCTGACAAGAAGAGCGCCATCCCTTTCCCTCACAATGAAACCACCGCCTCTGACCAGCAGAGCAgtgtccttttcctctccttcacaGGGAAACCCTCGCCTCTTACCAGCAGATCACTGTCCctttcccctcacaaggaaacCATCACTGACAAGAAGAGCGCCGTCCCTTTCCCCTCACACGGAAACCACCGCCTCTGACCAGCAGAGCACTGTCCctttcccctcacaaggaaacCATGCCTGACAAGAAGAGCGCCGTCCCTTTCCCCTCACACGGAAACCACCGCCTCTGACCAGCAGAGCAGCGTCCCTCACGCTCCCTCACACGGAAATTTCCGCCTCTGACCAGCAGAGCAGCGTCCCTTTTCCCTCACACGGAAATTTCCGCCTCTGACCAGCAGAGCAGCGTCCCTTTTCCCTCACGTGGAAACCATCGCCTCTGACAAACAGAGCAGTGTCCCTCACAACGAAACCCCCGCCTCTGACAGCAAAGCCCCGTCCTGTTCCCTTACACCCTCCCCGCCCCCGAACACCACGCACGCACCCTCCCTCCACGTCACGCGTCTCGCCCCACCCCACCCGTGACGCATCTCGCTCCGCCCCCGCCCCGTGACGCCAGCGGCGCGCGCTGCCTGCCGGGAGGCGATTGGCCGGCGGGCGGCGCGTTCCCATCGTGCCCCGCGGGACCCGTTGCGCCtcccccgcggcggcggcgcggcccgAGCCCGTCCCGGCCCttcccggccctgcccggcccggcccgagccccgcgggagcgccccggcccgccccgccatGCCCcccaagaagcagcagcagccggcGGGGGGCAGCAAGAAGGCGGAccagaagaagaaggagaagatcATCGAGGTGAGCAGGCCCAGGCCGCGGCCTGTCGCTGGGCCCCGCCGCTCCCTGTGGCCTCCCGGGGGAAGCGGCCCAGGAAGGATCACGGGGCCGGGACCTCTCTGTGCCCGGGGAGGCGCTGCTCGGAGCCAGCTCTGGCCGGGACATTGCCGAGCTGTGTTGGGCCTGAGCGTGAtgtgacagccctgctgtgctgtgctggctttTTCCCTCGCCCTTTCTCGTGTGCATCCTGGTGTGCTGTGCGTGCCCAGAGTCCGGCTGGCTGGGGTGTGCGTCTGTGCTTTTGGGGTAGGACCAGATCTCTCCAGAGATCGCTTCACACCTTAGTGATTCCTTGGTTCTTCACTCAGATTTGCGGTGGGTTCTGTTGCAATTTGACCggattgttttgggtttttttcaaaccTGCTAGaggggtgtgtgtgtttgtCTATGCTGTGTGTCTGAATTTATACTGACAGTACAAGCAGGGTAGTTACAGAAATTTAAATATCTCCCTGAATTATTGGCGTGAAGGATGGTGCTCAGGTAAAATACCCGTGTAATGAGTGTGTTCCTTTAAATCTGAGGTTGTGGGTTGttgtttctgtggttttttgaaAGGTCAGGTTAGTGCAGTTGGTCTTGTGTTCTCCTGATATTGGAGTTCCTGAGGTTCCTGCTGAATGCAGATGCCCtggaaaaattctgctttttattaCAAAGAAATGTAGTTGAAAGTGGAGAAACTGGCATTAATTGTTAGCAGTAGATTCTTATATAAATCAAATAGACGGGGATTATATTTTCCATGCTGTGGTTACAGTGGAAATCAAGCatgtaaataataaattttctttCCCAACTAATTGTTTTTGACTTCTCCAGTCAGCACCAAGTAACATAGGGAGCATGTTGTAAGTGAAACCAGCATGAGTCTGGAAACTTGGACCTGtttattttgtaattaattTGTAATATGCTTTTGGGTTGTTAGACTTCCAAAACCATATTTGCACTCAGCTATTTTCACTGGATGAACATCTGTTACTTTTTCCTTCAAGGAGGAAAATGTTGGTATCAAATCAAAGGCATGGATAAATTTTTAAGGCAGGTATTTCAGttacaaaaaataatttctgcctCAGCTACTCATGTGAAAAtaagctggggtttttttttgtgaattttttttcataggTTTGGTATAGAAACTTCTCCTTAAGAATAAAGCTGAAGATATAGAAGAAGAATTGATTTAGGCAGTGGATTTTAGGAAGTAGATACACCTGTCCAGACCTGATGTAGGATAAAGACTTAACTTCAAATTAGTACAGttggagaagaaaaagctcccaatacttaaaataaaaagtaacaTGTCAGATGTGATAATAGAAGAGTGATGTGTGTTATATAGGTGCCTGTGTGAATAGTTGAAGACAGAAGTAATGAGTGATTTCAGGTAGATAGAAGAGAAACCAGCAGTAGCTATGGCTTGTCCTgttttccccagctgttccTTGGGTGGTCTCCAGTGCCATCTTGTCCCGCTGCCTTGAGGGGCCTGAGAGTGCTCTGTGTCCACTCTCACACTGATACCAGGCACAAGGGGCTCTGCTGGtaaaaacaagagctcacacaAGGGCCACCTTCAGCAGGGAATgctgaaaagccacttctgaGGATGATTTGAGAGTCTAAATTTGTCCTTACTGCTTCTTGCATTGCTTGTGTTGTTTGAGGAAACAATTGGTGTTTTACTGAAAGCCTGAGAGGAGTGGCAAGGGTGGGGTTTCAGTTGTTTtgatggtttggggttttttttaaattaatatggTTGTGTTTATCTCTTGATTTAGGACAAAACATTTGGtctaaagaataaaaaaggtGCAAAGCAGCAGAAGTTTATCAAGGCTGTGACTCACCAGGTTAAGTTTGGGCAGCAGAATCCACGTCAGGTAAGTGTTTATTGTGGAATGTTTTCCCACTGCACAGTCAAATCATCTTTCACTCTGTGCAGACACGGTCAGGAACTGAGGGAGAAGACAGTTGAGCTGTTCCTTGTGAGTGGCACAGATCTAGCTAACAGTTGTGTAAATCTTGTCTAGCTGTACCTGTGTGAAGGTAGTACAGAGTATgggagtttgttggtttttagtttgttgtttggttggcTTTTGTTGTGGAAGAAAAAACTGCATCCCATCCAAACTCAGCTAGTCAAATTTGTCTCCACAGTATTCTGATAGTAGCATAATTCAGTTTAAGGTAAACCTGAAATGAAATAGTAGATACTGGCTGTCAGCAAAGTACAGTTGCACCTTCTTtctatttttcctctttaattCCCACCTTATTTGAGAAATAGTGAGCAATTAAAATTAACAAGAGCTTTTACTAAAACTGGAATTGAAAGGAGATAGAAGTATAAATCTGTATGTTCTCATTCTTCTACTTACAGAAGTATTTATTACAATTTTAAGTGGACACAAGTCTGTCAAGTCTCCATCTATTTGGTGAACTCTTCGatcaaaaaacctgaaattctgagctgctgtgtgcaaGTTGGCTCTTCTGTAtgatgaaataaaatgagatACAATGTTTACATTATACTCAGTCAGAATGAATTTAATATAAATGATCCAGGTCTCTTATTCCTCCAGTGCTAGGCAATCTAGCTGTTACATATTTACACAGCTTTCTGTCCTATGAATAAGCCTGTAAAATAATAACATTTGCATTAGCTCAGTTCATGATGTCACGATACATTTCTTGCATAACAAGGAGAATCTAGCATGGCAGGCCCAACTTGAAAAGTAAAGTTGGTATTTGAGTCATTAAatctaatgattattttttatttgtggaAAAGATTCCTGGATGTCACTTCAGAAGCACTGGTGTTATTCAAACACTTCTGAAACTTGTGTATGAAATCCCTTGATCTGTGGCATGTATACAAATATGTACAATAGCCAGCCTAAAATATTGTTATTTCTCAAATGCTGTTTGAGTGTTGGATGTCAGGATCAAATTTTTAAACCTGATTATACCTCTCTTACCTTATAGAATAGCTTTCAGTCAGGATTGTCCCTGAGAAAGaactttttaaagcaattttccTTATGTCATGAGATTAAAATAGAAATGCTGTCAAGAGTTTTAGCTTAGCTTTGGTGGTGGgtctttttggggttttgttttttgggtttttttctccttttttgatttgttacggtttctttgatttttttgtttcttatattttggggggggttgtttgttttttgttggtttgttggggttttttttaagacaagCTTAAAAAAGCTCATCTTCAAGCTTTTAGATCTCTGAAGAGAAACAAAAGCATTCTTAAAGCACAGTTTTCTGTAGTTGACATATGTGGGTCTGTgtgttatttaaaatagcatttgTGAACTTTTAGTAGAAAAACTAGCCAAGCTGCTAAAACAATTTGGTGTGGTTTTGCCAAGTTCACCAGAAGAACAAAGCTCCTTTCTTAATATTACACTGTATTTAGAAAATAGTACCCCCAGCCTTGTTTGTGGTGTTAGTCTCACAGGACCAGAGTCAAATAAACACAGAATCCTTAAGGGCAGAGATGACCtctaagatcactgagtccagccactcacccagcactAAGCCATgttcccaagtgccacatccacacattcTGAACATTTTTAGGGATGGTGAGTCCACCAGTGCTTGACACACCCTTTCAGTGCTGAAATGTTTCCTAAAATCTCATCTAAACATTGTCTGGGGTAACTTGAGACTATTGCCTCTTATCCTGTCCCTTGTTACCTTGAAAAAGAGATGGAGCCCCACCTTGCTAAATCCTCCTTTCCTATCTGATGCAGAAATGTTTCTCCCATGTCCTCTTTCATGTGTTTTCATACCACTTTGGTATAGACATCTGCTCTGGGTTATCCAAAGAAGGATGAGGCAGAGTAAGGTATTATTTTTGTTAGGCATGCAGTTTTCCTTCCTTGGATGAGCTTATTTTCTTGTCTTTGGTCCTTAGTTAAGCAATGAAGCATTCATATGTTGATATGTTGAGTCGATCCAAGTTGAAATGGTGTTCTAAAAGCACTTTCAACTTCTATGGACAGATTTCCTGGAATTTCCACCTGTTGTATAGATCAGAGCAAAGCAACATGTAGGGGACTCGAGAGGCTTTTTTTGTGCAGATCTGCACTGCAAAAGGAGAAGTTTCATTGCCTTTCATTGACTTTCCTACCTGTGAAGGTGCAGTAGGGGTCACTGTGAGACTGCAGGTACCTGCCAGCACCTCTCCTCTCTGGCAGATTTACTTTGCTAAATACTTTGCTGTCCCTCCTGTGGGACAGACCAGCAAACTGCACCAGCTGtacacacaggagcagcaattcTGAGCCTTGCAGGCATCACAGGTTCCTTCATTCCTGCCCTTGTAAACTGATTTTGAACTATTGGCTATTTTAACCTGCAGTTCATGTGTAGCGAGTCCTGGCATCCTGCTCTTCTCTTCATAGGTCGCTCAATCAGAAAGtgagaagaaattaaagaaagaagataagaaaaaggaattacaaGAATTAAATGAGCTCTTCAAGCCTGTGGTGGCTGCACAGAAAATTAGCAAAGGTATGGCTAACAGATTTCTCTTCATTTATGTTTTATTATTCATATAGCTACTTAAGGTATAATGACCCTTCAAAAACACCAGttgttattttaatgaaatagaTGTGACTATTTCCTTCTCCATGCCAAGTATTTTGTCAGTCATGACTTGACACTGTTTTGGGAAGCCCTCTGGGGTCAGTAGATCATTAGAATACCAAAAGCTACATTGATGTTGGTCAGCACAGCTGAAGATACTTGGCTGTGTTCTGATTCATCAGTTAGATACTTCTAGATGTGTGGTatgatttttgtgtgttttctgaTGGTATTTAAAACagcctgtgtccccaggggagTGTGAGCATCCAGAGAAAGAATATAAGATCATAACTGTTGTCTTAACAGAAAACTTGTACTTAAATCAGAGCAGTAAATGCTTTCCAGTTACTTGTATCTGACCTCATAATTAGCAGTAGCGTTTGGTTTGGGTCTCTCTTGAGGTTGGTTATTGAACAAACAAATTTTTTGATGTTACCAAGTGTTTACTGACCTATCTTCTGAAGTTTATGTGCAATAATTTTTGACAAAAGAAGTGTGATTTTCATATATTTAAAGCAAACCTATATTTACTCATTGTGGCACTGGTCAGCAACGAAGGACACTGTTCTGTTTGTGACCCACAGCTTTCTGTATCAGTTTTCTCTAAATCCAGCAGTTTTTGATTTTGAGTTATTTCAGAAAACTAATATTACCCAGATTTTTAGGTTGCATTTTAAGCAGGTGTTGCTGTACATATAATCACTTTCAGTCAAAAGTGAAGCATCGTGTGAAAAACTCAACCTAAAATCTTCCATGAGAACTTAATTAATACTGCAAGTAAAGTATTTCTGATTTAGTCACGTCTCATAAATACACTTAGACCTGCTTCTTTCATTGCTAATGAACTCCTAATGGTCAAATGATTCTTTGGTAGGATGATTTTTACTCAAACTGTAGTTAGGATGATTGGATAGTTCATACTGGAACAACAGTTGTttattttggggtctctgatcagccttttttttttttttctattattaaaGGAGGAAAGTGATTGGAGTGAGTGTGTAAATTCTTGTAATTGATTGTAGGGGATTGTTGATCTGTTGGGAAAAGGCTGACATCCAGAAGCTGCTTTGCTGTGTACTAGGGGCAAGAATAGCTTCATGTATAGGGAAGAAGTTGCACAGAATGATCTCTCTGATGTATTGTAATACACAAATGAATAATTTGCTCAGGCACaccatatttatttctttaaatagtTATGGGCAGCTCTGATACTTGATGTAAATACCATGCAGTAGAAGTAAATTTGGCATGTTCAGAACATGAATTATGTACTTGCCATGAACgctttaaataaattttaattttaaaacgTATTTTCATTCCCTGCTTATCCTCTATATTCTCAGAATTTCTAATATATAACTTCTGCTTAAAAACTGTACTAAAATATAAAAACTTCCTTCACTCAGGTGCTGACCCAAAATCTGTAGTTTGTGCTTTCTTCAAGCAAGGCCAGTGCACTAAAGGAGACAAGTGCAAGTTTTCTCATGATTTGTCCTTGGAAAGGAAGTGTGAAAAACGAAGTGTCTACATTGATGCTAGAGATGAAGACCTTGAGAAAGGTATAATAATTGTAGAAATTTACTGCTAAGCTATTCTGAAACTGGAATTTTAGATTTAATGTCTTCTGTATTGTTATGATTATGAAGAACAGTGACTATGGCAGTGTTGTTCTGTCATACAAGTTGCAAGTTGAGCAGTATTTGACCTTTCTTGCAGTTGCTGTTTCCCTCTTAAGTTCTGTagaagggaaagggggaagTGCAATGAGCAACCAGAGTTGCCTTCCAGAACTGCTACTAGTGTTTGGCCAGAGGTGCACATTTCTACATTTAGGGGTCCTTGGGAATTTTTTCTGTGACTTTCTCTCCCCATCTGACTTGTTGGCTAAGTATTCTggattttacttttatttagcAGGGATTAGAGATTTTATGGAACttgttttttttcacatttccttAGTTTCAGTCTTTATTTGAATTTTAGCCTCTGTCATCCTAAATGTATCTGATGGGATCCCACAGACTCACTGCTAATGTTGTCATTGGTGGTTTGCTTCTTTTGGTGGAAGCTTCTTTTGACTTTTAACACAGATAATTTGGTATTATCTCTTTCAAGCCTCCAGTTAGATTAGCTATATTTCTGGATATTACCATCCAACTTTCTCTTTTGTTCAGTtgtcttgtttttcttcttttcccttgtCCACACTCAGTACTGTATAGATGGAATGGCACATTATTGAGTGTTTAACTCACACTTGAtgcatttcaaaattaaaatttctagGGCTTTTGAGGTAATTGTCTTTTGAGTGGCATAGGAGAGtttgaaaacagtattttaagaACCTAAATTTATTTTCCCTAGTATAAGCTACTTAAAATGTAAGAATTGCATATTAAAACTGTTACTAGGCAGAAAAGCAGCTTGCTGGCAATATTCAGTATCTGGATTTTTCTGTGAAACCATCTGTTGTCTTTTTCTAGATACAATGGACAACTGGGATGAGAAGAAGCTGGAAGAAGTGGTGAACAAGAAGCATGGtgaggcagaaaagaaaaaacccaaaacccaaataGTAGGTCTTTTATTTTTGATTACTATTTTCTTAATTGAGCTCTGCTAGAAGGAATTCAGTGCAGTGCAGTCTGGCATTAGATGTGTTTTATCATGATGTAAAAATTTATAATGGagtattataataataataataataataataataataataataataataataataataataataataataataataataataataataataataataataataataataatattctGAGTAGATGGCTGGCCTGATAGTATTTCTTGTaatatctttaaaaattaaaaaaaacaaaaccacaaagaaaacCACAACCCAACAGCACTCTTCAGTCCATAAAAAGTTTTCTCATGTACCTTACAAATGGATAGTAGGTGAAGTGCTGTATAGAAATGCTCAAGGTTTCAGCAGTATAATACATGCTAATTGCTTAGAAAATGCAAGTATTGTGATCAGTGAAATCTGTTATTGTAGTGACTGAGATATGTATTGACTTATTTATGTACTGGGTGACATACAAGCATtataaacttttaaattttcacCTGATTTATGAATTGAGAGTAATTTGTAATTCCTGGGCTCTAAGTTCAGCAATATTTTTTAGTTCTGCACTAAATGGCATAGTGGCATAATCCCTTTTTCATTCTTTGGGACTATTTCACCTCATTTTTAATACCAAGTAGTTAAATGGTCTATTGGTACAGCCTAAATTTGCAAAAGTTAAGCATTACTGTGGCTAAATATAAACTATGAATTGCTTGTTAAAGGTCCTAGGATGGCATCTTTACCTCAGGATCCAGAGCTGGAAGCTTTAACAACATGTGAGGCAGATGCAATTGATTTTGTTTAAAACTGCAGCAATGTTGGTGAGCAGAAAGAGATGTGCTGTTGGGTTTACAGAAGTGCAGAGTTGCCAGTCTTCTGCCATCTTGTCTCTTTTAATTGGGATCATATTGAGGGATAAAGCTGTTGACCACATGAGTTTTAGATACTCAGTTGCATTACTTTGTTTGCTGTTTTTAGTAGCAATGCATTTCACACCTTCCTTCTGCTCTGAGCACAGTTGGCTTGGACTGACTGAACTTCTGACATGGGGTGCAAAATGCTGAGGATGGAAAGAGGACACAGTGCTAACAACCACTGTTTTTATACAGGTCTGCAAATACTTCCTTGATGCTATTGAAAACAACAAATATGGATGGTTTTGGGTCTGTCCAGGTGGAGGAGACAACTGTATGTATCGCCATGCCCTCCCTCCAGGCTTTGTAttaaagaaagacaaaaagaaggaagaaaagcaagatGAAATTTCGTTAGAAGATCTAATAGAAAAAGAGGTAAAGTTGTTATGTATTTTTTGTGATAGTTGTTTTCATTACTCTAAAGAGTCACGTAAAAAATTGCTGATTTATGATAAAAAACTTCTAGATGTTTTTAGAGCTGAATGAGCTGGGGCAAAGGATGCATAGCATTGCTTCATGGTTTTGTTTAGAAACTATTACTTAGTGAATAGAATTAACTAGAGCTGCATACTTAGTGCAGCTGTTGCT
Coding sequences within:
- the ZC3H15 gene encoding zinc finger CCCH domain-containing protein 15 codes for the protein MPPKKQQQPAGGSKKADQKKKEKIIEDKTFGLKNKKGAKQQKFIKAVTHQVKFGQQNPRQVAQSESEKKLKKEDKKKELQELNELFKPVVAAQKISKGADPKSVVCAFFKQGQCTKGDKCKFSHDLSLERKCEKRSVYIDARDEDLEKDTMDNWDEKKLEEVVNKKHGEAEKKKPKTQIVCKYFLDAIENNKYGWFWVCPGGGDNCMYRHALPPGFVLKKDKKKEEKQDEISLEDLIEKERAALGPNVTKITLECFIAWKRRKRQEKIDKAEQDMERRKADFKAGKALVISGREVFEFRPELVDADDEEADDTRYVQGAGDDDETEDPVCINDVDLNLYVPKAVEETGITVASPERFSTYTSVEKDDNKLNEASGGDINNSEQNDLDEDNDGDGELENGVIDAVPVDENLFTGEDLDELEEELNTLDLEE